The Lathyrus oleraceus cultivar Zhongwan6 chromosome 5, CAAS_Psat_ZW6_1.0, whole genome shotgun sequence genome includes the window GGTGAAACTGATTGTGTATGGTTTTGATTGTAGCTATCTAGGTCTCAGGCATGGAAAGGAAAAAGTGGTAGTTCTTATAGAACAGCTTTTCAGGAAGAGGCTTGGAGAAAACATAATAAACGGATGCAAGAGGAGTATGAAGAGGAGATGGAGAGAGTCGTGAGTTTTCTTTCTTCTTCTATTTATCTGGTTGGGTTCATTATCGTCATTGTTGTCGTCGTCGTCATCAAGTGGAATTTTAGTAGTGTTCAAATTTTAAATGCCAAGATTTATTTTGTTGTAGCTGTAATTTTGTTAAAACAACTAGAGGTAGAGGAAGATCTAGAACAACTACAAGAGAAACTATTAAGAAAGATCTCGAGATCAACAAATTGGATAGAAACATAATAATTAATAACCTCAATAGTACCCCTCCAAGGTCCCATTGTAGCTGGAGTGAGATATCAGTCTGTTGTAGAATTGAGTCCTTTTTAACTCTCTCAACTTGAAAGGGGATAAAGTAAGTATACCCTATTATGACAGGAAACAAAAGCTATTGCATCCCCATATCAACCTTTACACTTATTTATGACCCATTTGTTCCTCACACAAATTCGTGCTTGGCCTAATATCTCAAAGACCTGTGATGCTAATTTTGGGTGCAGTTTCCTAATTTGCTTCCACCATATATACTGCTCTTCTCGTGTTCTCTGCAAAAAAAGTGGGTATATGCAGGGTATGCACCATTTCTACTATTATCTCTAAAATGGAAATAGTTTCCTAATAACATACAAGTTATTAAAGATAAATTTATAAAAATGATGAAATATCTCTTAAATAAGAGAGAAACAATATTCTAAGAACTGCATAATAATCAGTGTTATCAAATATCTGCCATGGTGGCGCTGCGGCGGAGATACATGTCGGTTATTGAGCTAGCCGCAATGGTAAATATTACCTGATATTGCGGGTTTTTCCGCCATAATCTGCTATAACTGCACTACGAGGCAGCCGGTATGGTGGGATTTTGGCTCTCCGCCATGGACCACGATCCGTCATCAACAACACTGATAAGAATTCCTAAATAGAACAGCAATATGTAAATATGCCCCACTACTCTGAATCACTGGGTGGTTTTCCATCTGCTCTTTGTAGGAACGAATAAGGCGAATGCAAAACGTGTTTAACAGAGAAAGAAATAAGTACAAAAGAGGCTATGAAAGTTGGAAGGAACAAGGTCCTAGCCCATATCATCAACATTTCCAAAGAGAAGATTGGTATTGGAAGACTGATACTTCATACAAAGACAGGAGGGCTAATTATCGAGAAACTCCAAGAGAGAGCAGAAATTATGCATTATCACATCACTACTCAGTTTTGGGTCTTGACAGGTACTAACAGAAACCTAAGACAATGGTCTATCTAATATGTGGCTTCAGAGGAAATATTTTGGTATGTTTACATATATTACTTGAGCAAGTACAAGATAATTGCTTGTATTATAGATTATAGAAGATAAAAAACAAATAAGAACTGTGTTGGTGAAGAAAATGCCTTATACTCTATGGGTGGAATACATGCTTATATGGTGAATCCAGAGCAGTCAATTACCTTTCTAATTTTAAATAGTATGCACTTTAGACCTAAAGAAGTATTTGATTTTAATACCGAGTAATAATTGCAACTAGCTTAACAGAATGGAGTTTCCAAAATTTTGCTTAAACTGTAACTTTGTAAATGTTTGAGGACCTGTACATGATCGTGTCCTATCTGCAAATGAAGTTAGCatgcttttttttttttttgctttcGTGATTAGCGATTAAGTTTAACTTTCTGGTGAACCTCAGGTTTAGGAAAGCACCATATTCAGATGCTGAAATTAAGGTAACTTTATTTTTCCCCAGTGCCTGCACACTACTGTTGGTGTTTTGCTATATTTTGTCTATAAATTGCTATGTGCATCAAGCTCATCATTTTGCAAGTGCTTCATCTCATTTTACTTTGGTGTCTTTGATATGACCACAATTGAAGCTTCCATGATACTATGGCATAGATTGTGTGTTTGAGCACTATTCTTGAACAACTAGTTTCATTGTTATTATTTTGTAGAGTGGTAAAATCATATAATGGTCCAGCCTATGATTTGTGTTTGAGGAAAACTTAAGCCTGCCATAATTTATTTACATATTACAACTATTCTCCTTGCTAGAGTGCAGTGTTCCATCATACTCACACAGTATTCTAGTGTCTTCTATCCTGATTTGATGTCCTGCAGTGTGTTCTCCCTTCAGATTATTATTCAGTATTTTCATTTTTGTTGATACTGTATCTTATTACTCTCTTACATTACTTTGTTACTTTGTTTTGCAGTCAGCATTTAGGACAAAGGCAAAGGAGTATCATCCTGATCAGAACCAGGATAATAAAGGTAGGTCTTGACTTATTATCGGTGTATAAGATCTTGTTATCTCAAATTTTGGTATTATAAATCACATAATCATGTATGGGAAAATGGCAGATGTTGCTGAAGCTAAGTTCAAAGAAGTGATGACTTCATTCGAGGCCATAAAACACGAAAGAAATAACCAAAAGCTGTAATTGTCAAACTCTGCCCATCAACCCCAGGACCGGAAAGGATGTGAGGTATTCCAAGTAATTAATAAAGTTCATTTAATTTTCATCCAGCTAAATTATGAATATTTTTTTGTGGCTAAGAAATTCATCTATGTAAGAATAATAAGATATGCATTTAGTTAATTAGAATTTCAGTTTTATGCTTATGATAGCAGTTCATTATATACTGATGATAGcagtttaatttttttttctttatgCTTCAATGAACAGAATTTGACAATTAACAGACATGAGTATCTCGTCTGAATTGTACAAAGAAAATCTGGTAATAATATTAAACTGTATTCATTGAGTGGCAATGCCATTGCCATGTTTGAAAGCCGCAGGCAAACAGTCAAGGTTGAGTATGGAAGCCATAGACAGAGATGGACAATTAAGTGTTGTTTAGAAGAGATTATTTTAAGTTTATTTTATGAGATAAACAGTTGTATAACATATGTTCATAAGCAATTTTCAATGTATTTTTATAAATTTCTCAAAATAGTTCATAGAAAAATTATACAGGGCTTCACTTTCTCTTTGATTGTAAAAGCAACATAAATTTAAGCACTTTTATGATTAATACCATTTTATAGAATgattatttaattaaattgttTATCCGGAGAGACCCAAATCTTTTCCAAAGGTTGATGATGTGTTCCGTTAGCTTTCTACTTCTTACTAGCTAGATATCCGAGCGGTTACACGGATAACGATATAAAATAGATAGATTTAGATATGTATTTAAATTTCAAATTAgttattaattttaaaataaataactatataaatttaattgtattaaaatataaaaaattagACATGCAAGATGAAAGAAAAATGAAtatttaatatttgaaaataaaaatcTTATCTTTTAAATTAAGATAAttattgattaaaataaaatatgtcTGATAGTAATATTTAAgatataaaatttatttaatacaaaacctaagtttaaaataaattatttaattataaaataaaaaataattatataaacTCAATTCTattaaataattataaaaaaatatatatgacttatgagaagaagaagaaaaaaaaaaggaaattgtattattttgaaataaagattatcttttaaattaaaataaattattaattaaaataaaatagatataATGATTTGTGAGataaaaaagaatttaatataatataaaatgtatttaaatacacatgcaaaatttgaaataatttatttatttataaaataaataataattatatttataaataaagaatgaaagaagtaatagaaaaaaaaatataaagagaaaggaaagaaatattatatttttgaaatttgaatttgattttggtgggatggagaattttttttatattttagATAGCCAATAATTGATTGATATTTGATATAGATTTAGTTGAGATTTATTTGTGATATTTATTAATTATCGGTATGTACAAATGTTAGTATAAATTGAAAAGGTTAGATCGACAGGATTGAAAATTCATACTATTATGTTTTGAAGGGTTGACAGTAGATTCCTTTAATTAATAACTATAGTGTCCCTTATAAAATATGTAGCACTTGCAATTCCTAAAATCTTGTTTTTATCATTAACTATTATGCTCTAATCAATTTATTTTCTTTGCAATTAACATCTACATCAAGAATTCAATTTTAATCAAAACTGAATCCTGATCAATTTGATAAGATTTAAATTTAATTAGAAAATTTAATCTGGACAAAATGTAAACAAATATTTTGGCGTGCTATTAAGGATTTTGTAGAAGTTTGTTTTCTGGGACAAAAGATAATTTCACGCCGCTTAAGATAATGACTTTGCGTCTTTTATTAAAGTTTCAATCATATGAGGATTAAAATAACCCTGCAGTTTAATATTGAAGTTCAATATTGACTCCATAAAGAATCAAAATACAACAATGCTAGCCCCCATCTTAAAAGCACCTTGACTTTAAAGATGTATTAATTAGATACAAGTTTATGCAGCTGGAGGAGTTCTGTAATAAGCAGGAACAGTTGCAGGGAAGAACATT containing:
- the LOC127087971 gene encoding uncharacterized protein LOC127087971 gives rise to the protein MLTFFYEEEMKKDSRNDESEDSKLWGAVLFGLIGATATTLVFGQLRKTAEWLSLLSRSQAWKGKSGSSYRTAFQEEAWRKHNKRMQEEYEEEMERVERIRRMQNVFNRERNKYKRGYESWKEQGPSPYHQHFQREDWYWKTDTSYKDRRANYRETPRESRNYALSHHYSVLGLDRFRKAPYSDAEIKSAFRTKAKEYHPDQNQDNKDVAEAKFKEVMTSFEAIKHERNNQKL